AAATAGTTTGCTGACACATGGATTGAAAGGAAGTTTTGTTTATGCAATGGAAAACACAAGTACACAATCTAAAAGCATATCAGCCCGGAAAGACAATGGAAGATGTAAAAGAACAATTCAATCTTGAAAAGGTAGTGAAGCTTGCTTCAAATGAAAATCCTTTCGGATGTTCATCCAATGTACAGTCATTTATCTCTTCTGCAGCTCTTTCTCATGCAATCTATCCTGATGGTTATGCAAAACAGCTGCGCATGAAAGTTGCCGGCCATTTAAATGTGGAGCCCAGCCAGCTGATCTTTGGAAACGGCTCTGATGAAGTGATTCAAATGATTTCACGAGCATTGCTCGATCGTACGAAAAGCACTGTGATGGCGGCGCCAACCTTTCCTCAATATAAACATAATGCGATCGTTGAGGGTGCAGAGGTAAGGGAGGTCCCTCTCGATGATGAAGGGAGGCATCAGCTTTCCAAAATGCTTGACAGCATAGATGAAACAACTGCGGTCGTCTGGTTATGTTCGCCCAATAACCCTACTGGGGAATACATTAGAAAAGATGAACTCCTGCAGTTTCTTGACCAGGTTCCTTCCCATGTACTGGTCGTGTTGGATGAGGCCTATTATGAATATGTCACAGCGGAAGATTATTATGACTCCATTGAATTGCTTCGATCGTATCCGCAATTGCTGGTGACAAGGACCTTTTCAAAAGCTTATGGACTGGCAGGATTCAGAGTTGGCTATGGGGTTGCGAACACTGATGTGATCAGTAAATTGGAGCCGATCAGGGAACCTTTTAATAATAATTCTTTAGGTCAGGGTGCTGCAGCTGCAGCGATGGATGATCAAACATTCATTGGAGAATGCAGAGAGCAGAACCGGGAAGGGCTGAAGCAGTTTTATGCGTTTTGTGAAAGCAGCGGGCTGAAATATATGAAATCCCAAGCAAATTTTATCCTGATTGATTTCGGAATGAGCGGTGACGAGGTATTCCAGTTTTTGATGAGTAAGGGATACATCGTCCGTTCCGGTGAGGCACTTGGATATCCTGAATCAGTCAGAATAACGGTCGGATCGCCTGAACAAAACGAAGAATTGATCCGATTAATGAAAGAGTTTCTTGCTCTTGCCAAACTTGAAAATTAAATGATGCACAGCCGGAAGGTATCACACAATTGATGAACCTGTCCGGCTTTTTTTCAAAGGGTCTAAAAGAATGTTGTTCTTATAAAGGTATTGTGGAAGGGAGCCAATCACTGCATTCTACATAGAATTTATGTGATAAGCCTCTGATAAGAATAAAATCAAATGAGGTCGCAGTTAAGGGAGAGATACATAATGGAAGGGAAAGTATTGATTGTTGGGATGGGGCTTATTGGCGGTTCACTCGCTCTTTGCATAAAAGAGGAGCATCCTGATGCAACCATCGCCGGCTTTGACGTCAATCATCAAGAATTACGGCTTGCAAAGACACTGGGCGTGATCGATGAAATCTCCAGGGGACTGGAAGAGGGGGCAGAAGAGGCGGACCTCATCATTATTTCGACTCCGGTTACCCAAACGGAGAAAATACTGGAATTATTACATAATGCAAAACTGAAATCGGATGTTATCATTACAGACACCGGAAGCACCAAAGAACAAATAATGAAAGCATCCCGGCCGTTGAAGGACAAGGGTGTAAGCTTTATAGGCGGTCATCCAATGGCTGGATCTCATAAGAGCGGAGTCACAGCAGCGAAGAAGATTTTATTTGAAAATGCCTTTTATATGCTCACGCCCCCGGAGGTCGGCGGAGATCTTGAAATTGAAACACTTAAGGAGTGGCTGAAAGGAACACGGGCGAAATTTCTGATTGTCCCTCCGAAAGAACACGATGAGTTAACGGGCATGATCAGCCATTTTCCTCATGTAATCGCAGCTTCACTGGTGCATCAAGCAAAGGGTTCATCAAAGGAACATCCTTATTTAAGGAGACTGGCAGCAGGAGGATTTCGTGATATTACCAGAATAGCATCTTCGAATCCAGTGATGTGGAAAGATATCACACTGCAGAATAAAAAAGTATTATTGGATATAATGATAAATTGGAAAGTGGAAATGGAAGAAGTAATCAACATGATCAGGGAAAATGATTCAAACAAGATATATAGTTACTTCAATGAAGCCAAAAAATTTCGTGATGAGCTCCCTGTGCAGTCAAAAGGAGCCATTCCGGCTTTTTATGATTTATATATTGATGTTCCTGACTATCCGGGTGTCATCTCTGAAGTGACAGCATATTTAGCTGAAGAACGGATAAGCTTGACCAATATCCGTATCCTTGAAACGCGGGAAGACCTATTTGGGGTTTTGGTCATTAGTTTTCAAACGATGGAAGACCGTGAAAAAGCTGCGGTCTGTCTTAAAGAAAAAACGACTTATGAGATGTTCTTGGAATAGGACTGTCTATTAAATGGTTGAAACAGGAGGAGAACAATGGATAACAAATTAAAATTATCAAAACCAGCAAAAGGGTTGAAAGGCGAACTCCAGGTGCCCGGAGATAAATCTATTTCTCATCGGGCGGTCATGTTCGGCTCTGTAGCCGAAGGAAGAACCACGATTCATAACTTCCTGATGGGAGAAGATTGTTTGAGCACCATTTCCTGCTTTCGTAAATTAGGAGTGGATATTGATATACATGCAGATGAAGTGACAGTGGAAGGAAAGGGGTGGGAATTTTTATCTGAACCTTCTGAAGTATTGGATACAGGAAATTCAGGAACCACCACCAGACTGATGATGGGATTATTGGCAGGCAGACCGTTTCATTCGGTCATCATTGGTGATGAATCCATAGCTAAACGTCCCATGAAAAGAGTCACGGATCCTTTAAAGCTTTTTGGAACGTCCATTGATGGGCGTGACCAAGGAAATTTCACACCGCTGTCCGTTCGCGGAGGGAATTTAAAAGCGATCCAATATAAACTTCCTGTTGCAAGCGCTCAAGTTAAATCAGCCATCCTGTTAGCGGGATTGCAGGCGGACGGTGTGACAGAAGTCATAGAACCTCAGAGAACGAGGGACCATACAGAAAAGATGATCATTGAATTTGGAGGGGAAATCGAGAGGGTGGAAGATACCATCAAGGTTCGCGGCGGACAAGTGCTTAAAGCGGCAGACGTGTATGTGCCGGGTGATATTTCAAGTGCAGCATTTTTCATGACAGCGGCGGCGATTGTTCCAGATAGCAGGATTACGTTGAAGAACGTAGGATTAAATGAGACAAGGATCGGTATTGCGGATGTTCTGAAAAGAATGGGTGCAAAAATAGAAATTAATGAAATGCCGGATAGTGGAGAACGAATCGGTGATATTATGGTCGAAACGTCTGAACTTCAAGGAATCGAGATAGGCGGGGATCTGATTCCCACTCTAATCGATGAAATACCGGTCATTGCATTACTGGCCACGCAAGCTGAAGGGACAACCATCATAAAAGACGCTGAAGAATTAAAAGTAAAAGAAACAAATAGAATCGATGCGGTCGTACAGGAACTGAAAAAACTGGGTGCAGACATAGAAGCGACAGATGACGGCATGATTATTAAAGGGAAGAAACCACTTCATGGGGCACAGGTCCATACCTGGGGAGATCATCGAATCGGGATGACCCTTGCTGTCGCGTCTTTAATAACAGAGTCGCCTGTCTATTTGGAGAATGCAGATGCCATTAACATTTCTTATCCGAATTTCTTTGAAGATCTTAGCAAGTTAGTGGAATAATTTCTGTTTTTACGGAAGAAGACAAGTTCTTCTTCCGTAAACTTATGTTTATGTCATTTCGAGCTGCCTTTCTTCATAGCTTGTCTATAAAGGAAGGTGGAGAGATGAGTAAATATATTATAGAAAATGCGGATTGTGCCAGTCAGGATGCGATCCGCCGGATATCACTGCTGGTGGAAGATAATCGAATATCGGCAATTCGTGAAAGCTTTTCGTATTACAATCACATTCGTTTAGATGTCTCACCTTTCATCATGACGCCATCTCATGTCATGTGTGACATGGACCTCCCAGTCAATCATGACTTCCCCTCATTTAAAGCCTATTTATTGAATCATTTCATTGCCAAAGGGTGTACAACTTTTCTGACCTGCTTTAGGATTGAGTACGAATTTGAATTTAGGGAAAAGCTGGAGGAGCGAAGAACATCCCTCCTGAGCAGCCCGCTTGATTATACTATAGGTCTGGCTGCCCCGGCGAATTTGATAAGACCAGATATCATACGCCAGTGTAAGCGGAATAAAGTTCCCGTTGTATGGATCTTACTGGATGACATGAACGCATTTTCCAAGATTAAGTGGGGCTGGATAAAAGGTCTGTTATATGATTACCGTATTACTTTTGTCCCCTTTTTTACGACAAACCTGGACAAAAAAGAAAAAATAAAGCATCTTAAGATTTGGCAAAAAACGATGAAATCCGAGAATATTCCCCATTTTTTAGAAGAAATACATCAAAAAGTTCCATTACCAATAGATCAATTGAAAAAAATTGGCATCTACCCACATAGAGGAAATTTTCTGTCAGGTGGAGAATTAAGTTATAACCTTTATATGAGAAATGATGATCAGCCGGTATCGGATGGAAGTTCATTTCATTATGAAAGTCATGTACTAAAATGTACAATGAATAGAGGGAAGTATCACTATTTAAATGATCAAGGCTACTTTTATCCCGGGGCAGGAAAAGAACTCTGCATCCAAACGCCAGGTTTTTTTACCTGAGGGAACGTGATAAATGGGGCAGTTGAATAGTATGATAGAAAATCAAGCAGTACAGAAAGGAAATAAATATGTCACATGGTGAAAAAATGTTGACTTCTTTAGAAGAAGGTCATTTAGAAGAAGCAAAAAAACATTTTAATGAAACATTGAAGTTTGGCAGTCATGAAGAAAAATTCAGCTTGGCTGAAGAGCTTCACCATCTGGGGTTTCTTCAGGAAGCCAGGGAGTTATATGAGAATTTACTGATATATTATCCAGGTGAAGGTGAATTGATCATTGAACTCGCCGAGGTGCTGGTGGAAATGGATATGGAGGAAGAGGCAATCGAACAGCTTTCCCATATCGATGATGACGACATTTCCTATCCCCGTGCCTTGTTATTAATGGCAGATTTATATCAGATGCAGGGTCTGTTCGAGGTCAGTGAACAAAAGCTTCTGAAGGCAAAGAACCTGCTGCCTGAGGAACCTGTCATTGATTTTGGCTTGGGAGAGCTTTACTCCGAAACTGGCAGGTTTTTGGAAGCGATCAGATATTATAACCATTTAATAGAGAATGGGACCACCGAAATCGGGGGTACGTATGTTCATCAGCGGCTGGCTGAAGCCTATAGTGTAGGAGGTTCCTTTGAGGAGGCTTTGTCCCACTATGAAAAGGCCCTGGAGGAGCACCTGGAAATCAATACGCTGTTCGGTTATGCATTTACAGCCTACCAGGCAGGGTTTTATGAAACGGCCATTGAAAAGCTTGTATCGGTAAAGGAACTCGATCCTGATTATCACTCCGTATATTTATTGCTTGCAAAAGCTTATGCGCATGAGGAAGAACTGGAGGAAAGCCTGAACGTCATACGTGAAGGGATCAGGCAGGATGAATATAATAAAGAATTGAGCTTGTGCGGTGGAAAGATTTCACTGAAGCTCGGGCTGGATGAAGATGCAGAGAAATTCCTCAG
This Bacillus sp. Marseille-Q1617 DNA region includes the following protein-coding sequences:
- the hisC gene encoding histidinol-phosphate transaminase; the encoded protein is MQWKTQVHNLKAYQPGKTMEDVKEQFNLEKVVKLASNENPFGCSSNVQSFISSAALSHAIYPDGYAKQLRMKVAGHLNVEPSQLIFGNGSDEVIQMISRALLDRTKSTVMAAPTFPQYKHNAIVEGAEVREVPLDDEGRHQLSKMLDSIDETTAVVWLCSPNNPTGEYIRKDELLQFLDQVPSHVLVVLDEAYYEYVTAEDYYDSIELLRSYPQLLVTRTFSKAYGLAGFRVGYGVANTDVISKLEPIREPFNNNSLGQGAAAAAMDDQTFIGECREQNREGLKQFYAFCESSGLKYMKSQANFILIDFGMSGDEVFQFLMSKGYIVRSGEALGYPESVRITVGSPEQNEELIRLMKEFLALAKLEN
- a CDS encoding prephenate dehydrogenase; this encodes MEGKVLIVGMGLIGGSLALCIKEEHPDATIAGFDVNHQELRLAKTLGVIDEISRGLEEGAEEADLIIISTPVTQTEKILELLHNAKLKSDVIITDTGSTKEQIMKASRPLKDKGVSFIGGHPMAGSHKSGVTAAKKILFENAFYMLTPPEVGGDLEIETLKEWLKGTRAKFLIVPPKEHDELTGMISHFPHVIAASLVHQAKGSSKEHPYLRRLAAGGFRDITRIASSNPVMWKDITLQNKKVLLDIMINWKVEMEEVINMIRENDSNKIYSYFNEAKKFRDELPVQSKGAIPAFYDLYIDVPDYPGVISEVTAYLAEERISLTNIRILETREDLFGVLVISFQTMEDREKAAVCLKEKTTYEMFLE
- the aroA gene encoding 3-phosphoshikimate 1-carboxyvinyltransferase, yielding MDNKLKLSKPAKGLKGELQVPGDKSISHRAVMFGSVAEGRTTIHNFLMGEDCLSTISCFRKLGVDIDIHADEVTVEGKGWEFLSEPSEVLDTGNSGTTTRLMMGLLAGRPFHSVIIGDESIAKRPMKRVTDPLKLFGTSIDGRDQGNFTPLSVRGGNLKAIQYKLPVASAQVKSAILLAGLQADGVTEVIEPQRTRDHTEKMIIEFGGEIERVEDTIKVRGGQVLKAADVYVPGDISSAAFFMTAAAIVPDSRITLKNVGLNETRIGIADVLKRMGAKIEINEMPDSGERIGDIMVETSELQGIEIGGDLIPTLIDEIPVIALLATQAEGTTIIKDAEELKVKETNRIDAVVQELKKLGADIEATDDGMIIKGKKPLHGAQVHTWGDHRIGMTLAVASLITESPVYLENADAINISYPNFFEDLSKLVE
- a CDS encoding lipopolysaccharide assembly protein LapB, translating into MSHGEKMLTSLEEGHLEEAKKHFNETLKFGSHEEKFSLAEELHHLGFLQEARELYENLLIYYPGEGELIIELAEVLVEMDMEEEAIEQLSHIDDDDISYPRALLLMADLYQMQGLFEVSEQKLLKAKNLLPEEPVIDFGLGELYSETGRFLEAIRYYNHLIENGTTEIGGTYVHQRLAEAYSVGGSFEEALSHYEKALEEHLEINTLFGYAFTAYQAGFYETAIEKLVSVKELDPDYHSVYLLLAKAYAHEEELEESLNVIREGIRQDEYNKELSLCGGKISLKLGLDEDAEKFLRDALALDPGYVEAALLINKLFFTQDRYEDVLEIAQMLVAEGEEEPQLTWDLAKAFEGLEQYNHALKQYRAAYTYFKNHEEFLTEYGQFLVEEGFRGDAIEVYKQLLDMDPSNDEWQDLIERLQD